A region from the Inhella inkyongensis genome encodes:
- the fur gene encoding ferric iron uptake transcriptional regulator yields MTHSEEIKNSGLKATLPRIKVLEVFQRSERRHLSAEDVYKALLAEDADIGLATVYRVLTQFEQAGLLSRNHFESGKAVFELNEGHHHDHLVCLSCGLVEEFFDERIEQRQHTIAKERGFELQEHSLALYAVCIKKNCPNKK; encoded by the coding sequence ATGACGCACAGCGAAGAGATCAAAAACAGCGGCCTCAAGGCCACCCTACCCCGCATCAAGGTGCTGGAGGTCTTTCAACGCTCCGAGCGCCGGCACCTGAGCGCCGAAGACGTCTACAAGGCCTTGCTGGCGGAGGATGCCGATATCGGCCTGGCCACCGTCTATCGGGTGCTGACGCAGTTTGAGCAAGCCGGCCTGTTGAGCCGCAATCATTTCGAGTCGGGCAAGGCGGTGTTCGAGCTCAATGAAGGACATCACCACGACCATCTGGTCTGCCTGAGCTGCGGTCTGGTCGAGGAATTCTTTGACGAGCGCATCGAACAACGCCAACACACAATTGCCAAGGAGCGCGGCTTTGAGCTGCAGGAGCACTCGCTGGCGCTCTACGCCGTCTGCATCAAGAAAAACTGCCCGAACAAGAAATAG
- the hprK gene encoding HPr(Ser) kinase/phosphatase, with protein MKPVSISADRLFEEHREALRWHWVAGHAHPERRFDEAALREAQSAADLVGYLNYIHPYRVQIVGSREVAYLTQASDEVLERRVSRIVTLEPPVIIVADAQQAPPKLVAMCDRADIPLFTTDASAGYVIDVVRTYLAQLCAVRTTRHGVLMDILGLGVLLTGESGLGKSELGLELISRGHGLVADDAVDFFRIAQDVIVGRCPELLANLLEVRGIGLLDIKAIFGETAVRRKMRLKLIVHLVRRETLEREFERLPYEPLYEDVLGVPTRKVVIAVDAGRNLAVLVEAAVRNTILQLRGIDTYQEFIQRHQRALERGEEEPL; from the coding sequence ATGAAACCCGTATCGATCAGCGCCGACCGACTCTTCGAAGAACACCGCGAGGCCCTGCGATGGCATTGGGTGGCGGGGCATGCACACCCCGAGCGGCGCTTTGACGAAGCGGCGCTGCGCGAGGCGCAGTCGGCGGCCGATCTGGTGGGTTATCTGAACTACATCCACCCCTATCGGGTGCAGATCGTTGGTTCGCGCGAAGTGGCTTACCTGACCCAGGCCAGCGATGAGGTGCTGGAGCGGCGCGTCTCGCGCATCGTCACCCTGGAGCCTCCCGTGATCATCGTGGCGGATGCTCAGCAGGCGCCGCCCAAGCTGGTGGCCATGTGCGACCGGGCAGACATTCCGCTTTTCACCACCGATGCCTCGGCTGGCTATGTGATCGATGTGGTGCGGACCTATCTGGCCCAGCTGTGCGCCGTGCGCACCACCCGCCATGGGGTGTTGATGGACATCCTCGGCCTGGGCGTGCTGCTGACCGGTGAGTCGGGCCTGGGAAAGAGCGAATTGGGCCTGGAGTTGATCTCGCGCGGTCACGGACTGGTGGCCGACGATGCGGTGGACTTTTTCCGGATCGCGCAGGATGTGATCGTCGGTCGCTGCCCGGAGCTTCTGGCCAACCTGCTCGAAGTGCGCGGCATCGGCCTGCTCGACATCAAGGCCATCTTTGGCGAGACGGCGGTGCGGCGCAAGATGCGCCTCAAGCTCATCGTTCACTTGGTGCGGCGCGAAACCCTGGAGCGCGAGTTTGAGCGCCTGCCCTATGAGCCGCTGTATGAGGATGTGCTGGGGGTGCCGACGCGCAAGGTGGTGATTGCGGTGGACGCCGGCCGCAACCTGGCCGTGTTGGTGGAGGCCGCCGTGCGCAACACCATCCTGCAGCTGCGCGGCATTGACACCTATCAGGAGTTCATCCAACGCCACCAGCGTGCGCTGGAGCGTGGCGAGGAAGAGCCGCTATGA
- a CDS encoding PTS sugar transporter subunit IIA, producing MNRLAAILPAQNVQVDIDATSKKRVFEQAGLLFENHQAVSRAVVTDNLFARERLGSTGLGHGVAIPHGRIKGLKNPLAAVLRVQQPIGFDAPDDEPVSLLIVLLVPEAATQRHLEILSEIAEMLSERELRERLKTETDPAVLHQLISQWQPARSAA from the coding sequence ATGAACCGACTCGCCGCCATCCTGCCCGCACAAAACGTGCAGGTGGACATCGATGCGACCAGCAAGAAGCGCGTCTTCGAGCAGGCCGGCTTGTTGTTCGAGAACCACCAGGCGGTGTCGCGTGCGGTGGTCACCGACAACCTGTTTGCTCGGGAACGCTTGGGCTCGACAGGTTTGGGTCATGGGGTGGCGATTCCGCATGGGCGGATCAAGGGTCTGAAGAACCCGCTGGCCGCCGTGCTGCGGGTGCAGCAGCCCATCGGTTTTGATGCCCCGGATGATGAGCCGGTCAGCCTGCTCATCGTGCTGCTCGTTCCCGAGGCGGCCACGCAGCGGCATCTGGAAATCCTGTCCGAGATCGCCGAGATGCTGAGCGAGCGCGAACTGCGCGAACGCCTGAAGACCGAGACCGACCCGGCCGTGCTGCATCAGCTCATCAGCCAGTGGCAGCCCGCGCGCTCGGCGGCCTGA
- the hpf gene encoding ribosome hibernation-promoting factor, HPF/YfiA family, producing the protein MNLTISGHHLEVTPALREYVVTKLDRVTRHFDQVVDINVLLTVEKQKEKDRRQRAEITVRVKGRDIFVEQSHEDLYAAIDQLMDKLDRQVCRHKEMLQDHHHASAKRLDLGAAP; encoded by the coding sequence ATGAACCTGACGATCAGCGGACATCACCTTGAAGTGACGCCGGCACTGCGTGAATACGTGGTAACCAAGCTGGACCGGGTGACCCGCCACTTTGATCAGGTCGTTGATATCAACGTCTTGCTCACCGTGGAGAAGCAAAAGGAAAAGGATCGTCGGCAGCGAGCCGAAATCACCGTCCGGGTCAAGGGACGCGACATTTTTGTTGAACAGTCACACGAGGATCTTTACGCCGCCATCGATCAGTTGATGGACAAGTTGGACCGCCAGGTCTGCCGGCACAAGGAGATGCTGCAGGATCATCATCACGCGTCGGCCAAGCGCCTGGACCTGGGTGCTGCGCCCTGA
- the corA gene encoding magnesium/cobalt transporter CorA has translation MLNIYSLDSGRLAGLPPEAFDLEGAEQRLKPIWVDLEAPTAEDKDWVQSHFGLTIPEDAVDDDLEESARFYEEDDGQLHIRSDFLRLDEQGGSRNVRVAFILFRNTLFSIRKEDLPVFRLLRLRARRTPALIDDAKDVLLKLYDADAEFSADALEGIYDALNDISARVLKEQVNDEVAGEVLTAIAREEDLNGRIRRNVMDTRRALSFMMRSRMLSAEQFEDSRQILRDIDSLDSHTAFLFDKINFLMDATVGFININQNKIIKIFSVASVALLPPTLIASVYGMNFAHMPELQQPWGYPFALGLMVLSVAAPFIYFKRKGWLR, from the coding sequence ATGCTCAATATCTACTCGCTCGACTCCGGCCGCCTGGCCGGCCTACCGCCCGAAGCCTTTGATCTGGAAGGCGCGGAGCAGCGCCTCAAGCCCATTTGGGTGGATCTGGAAGCCCCGACGGCCGAGGACAAGGACTGGGTGCAGAGTCACTTCGGTCTCACCATCCCCGAAGACGCGGTGGACGATGACCTGGAAGAGTCCGCTCGCTTTTACGAAGAAGACGACGGGCAACTGCACATTCGCTCCGACTTCCTGCGTCTGGACGAGCAGGGCGGCTCGCGCAACGTGCGCGTGGCCTTCATCTTGTTCCGCAACACCCTGTTCTCGATCCGCAAGGAAGACCTGCCGGTGTTCCGTCTGCTGCGCCTGCGCGCGCGTCGCACGCCGGCGCTGATCGACGACGCCAAGGACGTGCTGCTCAAGCTCTACGACGCCGACGCCGAGTTCAGCGCCGACGCGCTGGAAGGCATCTACGACGCGCTTAACGACATCAGCGCCCGGGTGCTGAAGGAGCAGGTGAACGACGAAGTGGCCGGCGAGGTGCTGACCGCCATCGCCCGCGAGGAAGACTTGAACGGCCGCATCCGCCGCAATGTGATGGACACGCGCCGCGCGCTGTCCTTCATGATGCGCAGCCGCATGCTCAGCGCCGAGCAGTTCGAGGACTCGCGCCAGATCTTGCGCGACATCGACTCGCTGGACAGCCACACCGCCTTCCTGTTCGACAAGATCAACTTCTTGATGGACGCCACGGTCGGTTTCATCAACATCAACCAGAACAAGATCATCAAGATCTTCTCGGTGGCCTCGGTGGCCTTGCTGCCACCGACCTTGATCGCCAGCGTCTACGGCATGAACTTTGCGCACATGCCCGAGTTGCAGCAGCCCTGGGGCTATCCCTTCGCGCTCGGCCTCATGGTCTTGTCCGTCGCGGCGCCCTTCATCTACTTCAAGCGCAAAGGTTGGTTGCGGTGA
- a CDS encoding HAD-IA family hydrolase encodes MNPPIRALTLDLDETLWAIGPVIARAEAKLHQWLQQHAPATAAAFDVPALQRERDRVAAEFPERAHDFTWVRLQSIAQCLAQSGEDSSLAQAAFDEFLVWRHRVELFPDARLALQRLAARYPLFALTNGNADLGRIGIDEFFSGRLAARDFGRGKPHADFFHAACAQLGLPPGEVLHVGDDWALDIEGAHAAGQPSAWIHRPGHPARPSHSTAQPAFVGSDLLQLLSWLEAGA; translated from the coding sequence GTGAATCCACCCATCCGGGCGCTGACCCTGGATCTGGACGAAACCCTGTGGGCCATCGGCCCCGTGATCGCGCGCGCCGAAGCGAAGCTACACCAGTGGCTACAGCAGCACGCCCCAGCCACGGCGGCGGCCTTTGATGTGCCGGCCCTGCAGCGCGAACGCGATCGGGTGGCCGCCGAGTTCCCCGAGCGCGCGCACGATTTCACCTGGGTGCGCCTGCAATCCATCGCCCAGTGCCTGGCTCAAAGCGGCGAGGACTCCAGCCTGGCCCAGGCCGCCTTTGACGAGTTTCTGGTCTGGCGCCACCGGGTCGAACTCTTCCCCGACGCCCGCCTCGCATTGCAGCGCTTGGCCGCGCGCTACCCGCTCTTTGCCCTGACCAATGGCAATGCCGACCTGGGCCGAATCGGCATCGATGAGTTTTTCAGCGGCCGCCTGGCCGCGCGCGACTTCGGGCGCGGCAAGCCGCATGCCGACTTCTTCCACGCGGCCTGCGCACAACTGGGCCTACCTCCGGGCGAGGTGCTGCATGTGGGCGACGACTGGGCCCTGGACATCGAAGGCGCGCACGCGGCCGGCCAACCCTCGGCCTGGATCCACCGCCCGGGCCACCCGGCCCGCCCCAGCCACAGCACGGCGCAGCCGGCCTTTGTGGGCAGCGACTTGCTGCAGCTCCTCAGCTGGCTCGAAGCCGGCGCTTGA
- a CDS encoding nuclear transport factor 2 family protein has translation MTPEDPRLRAVVAFYEGLRPEHLLRLGELYTEQAYFRDPFNEVRGLAAVQRIFAHMFEQLEAPRFEVLEAFAAQDQAFLTWDFHFLRGGQAQRIHGSSHLRFDASGRVAYHRDYWDAAEELWEKLPLLGGLLRALKRRLRAS, from the coding sequence ATGACGCCCGAGGACCCCCGCCTGCGTGCCGTGGTGGCTTTCTACGAGGGGCTGCGGCCCGAGCACCTGCTTCGACTGGGTGAGCTCTATACCGAGCAGGCCTACTTCCGCGACCCCTTCAACGAGGTGCGCGGTCTGGCGGCGGTGCAGCGCATCTTTGCTCACATGTTTGAGCAGCTGGAGGCGCCGCGCTTTGAGGTTCTGGAGGCCTTTGCGGCGCAGGACCAAGCTTTCTTGACCTGGGACTTCCACTTCCTGCGCGGCGGGCAGGCCCAACGCATCCACGGCAGCAGCCATCTGCGCTTTGACGCCAGTGGCCGCGTGGCCTATCACCGCGATTACTGGGATGCGGCCGAGGAACTATGGGAGAAGCTGCCGCTGCTGGGGGGCTTGCTGCGCGCGCTCAAGCGCCGGCTTCGAGCCAGCTGA
- a CDS encoding SDR family NAD(P)-dependent oxidoreductase — translation MSLNPKFKDWHGKTVWLVGASTGIGAALAHALHARGATVAVSARGADKLEAFAQTHPGALALPADVLDRDSLASALRTLVARTGRVDLALFCAGAYTPLRADQFDLASATQQLQTNYQGALNWLDVLLPQLLGQAERGQGGHISLVSSVAGYRGLPKALGYGPAKAALIHLAETLYLDLAPKGLGVSIVNPGFVATPMTAQNDFPMPALQTPEQAAEAILEGWADGDFEIHFPKRFTRFVKFLRHLPARPYFWLVRKGTRL, via the coding sequence ATGAGCCTCAATCCCAAGTTCAAAGACTGGCACGGCAAGACGGTTTGGCTGGTGGGGGCCTCCACCGGCATCGGTGCCGCCCTGGCCCATGCCCTGCATGCCCGCGGGGCCACGGTGGCCGTGAGTGCGCGCGGCGCCGACAAACTGGAGGCCTTCGCCCAAACCCATCCGGGGGCACTGGCCTTGCCTGCTGATGTGTTGGATCGCGACAGCCTCGCCAGTGCCCTGCGCACCCTGGTGGCGCGCACCGGGCGGGTGGATCTGGCGCTGTTTTGCGCCGGTGCCTACACGCCGCTGCGCGCCGATCAATTCGATCTGGCCAGTGCCACCCAGCAGTTGCAAACCAATTACCAAGGCGCGCTCAATTGGCTGGACGTGCTGCTGCCGCAGCTGCTGGGCCAGGCGGAGCGCGGGCAGGGCGGGCACATCAGCCTGGTCAGCAGTGTGGCGGGCTACCGCGGCCTGCCCAAGGCGCTGGGCTATGGGCCGGCCAAGGCGGCGCTGATCCATCTGGCCGAGACCTTGTACCTGGACCTGGCCCCCAAGGGCTTGGGCGTGTCTATCGTCAACCCGGGATTCGTGGCCACGCCCATGACGGCGCAGAACGACTTTCCGATGCCGGCCCTACAGACCCCCGAGCAGGCCGCCGAGGCCATCCTGGAGGGCTGGGCCGATGGGGACTTTGAGATCCACTTCCCCAAGCGCTTCACGCGTTTCGTGAAGTTCCTGCGTCATTTGCCGGCCCGGCCCTATTTCTGGCTGGTGCGCAAGGGCACCCGGCTATGA
- a CDS encoding DUF3833 domain-containing protein, which yields MKRRLALLAPALLLSACAGPDLQSYAAEQPRLDLRQYFNGPLLGHGLFTDRQGRVKARFVVRMQGRWQGEQGVLEEDFEYSDGRKERRVWRLRHLGDGRYSGQADDVVGEARGRSAGNALQWAYTLKLPVDDKVYEVQFDDWMWLVDERVMINKARMSKFGLDLGEVTLSFQKL from the coding sequence ATGAAACGTCGACTCGCGCTGCTGGCCCCCGCCTTGCTCTTGAGTGCCTGTGCAGGCCCCGATCTACAGAGTTATGCGGCCGAGCAGCCGCGCCTGGACCTGCGTCAGTACTTCAACGGTCCCCTGCTGGGGCATGGCTTGTTCACCGACCGCCAGGGGCGCGTGAAGGCACGCTTTGTGGTGCGCATGCAGGGCCGCTGGCAGGGCGAGCAGGGGGTGTTGGAGGAGGACTTCGAGTACAGCGATGGCCGCAAGGAGCGCCGGGTCTGGCGACTGCGCCATCTGGGCGATGGCCGCTACAGCGGCCAGGCCGATGACGTGGTGGGTGAAGCGCGCGGGCGCTCCGCGGGCAATGCGCTGCAATGGGCCTACACCCTCAAACTGCCGGTGGATGACAAGGTCTACGAGGTGCAGTTCGATGACTGGATGTGGCTGGTGGACGAGCGCGTGATGATCAACAAAGCCCGTATGAGCAAATTCGGCCTCGACCTCGGCGAAGTCACCCTGAGTTTCCAGAAGCTATGA
- a CDS encoding MFS transporter, translated as MNTVPWRYGLLGLPLAFVALPLYVSLPAHYAREHGVPLALLGALLLGARCVDALADPWIGRQADRWLRPGAWARVMVPAACVMAASFAGLFMAPRLPLPGLLLWAGVWLVLGYLAYSVLAVSHQAWGARLGGNVVQQTRLVAWREGLGLLGVLAATLLMSQAGWGWTSALLALALVFGLLALFGLALPAPPLGFHRPWRLAWRQPAFRRLLLIYAINGTAAAIPATLLLFFVRDRLQAPQWEAAFLLSYFACAALSLPLWLRAVARWGQARSWALGMALAIAVFVAAAGLGEGDVAAFLLICALTGVAAGADLALPGAMLTRVVQRAGLSGQAEGSFLGWWTATTKLNLALAAGLALPLLQALGYREGARDAASLQALSLCYAVLPCLLKALALGLLWRHKDSL; from the coding sequence ATGAACACGGTGCCCTGGCGCTACGGCCTGCTGGGCTTGCCGCTGGCCTTCGTGGCGCTGCCGCTCTACGTCAGCCTGCCCGCGCACTACGCGCGCGAGCACGGCGTGCCCTTGGCCCTGTTGGGCGCCTTGCTTCTGGGAGCGCGCTGCGTGGATGCCCTGGCCGACCCTTGGATCGGCCGGCAAGCTGATCGCTGGCTGCGACCCGGCGCCTGGGCGCGGGTGATGGTGCCGGCGGCCTGCGTGATGGCGGCCAGCTTCGCCGGCCTTTTCATGGCGCCGCGCCTGCCGCTGCCCGGGCTGCTGTTGTGGGCCGGGGTGTGGTTGGTGCTGGGCTATCTGGCCTACAGCGTGCTGGCCGTCAGCCACCAGGCCTGGGGTGCACGCCTGGGTGGCAATGTGGTGCAGCAGACCCGGCTGGTGGCCTGGCGCGAGGGCCTGGGGCTGCTGGGCGTGCTGGCTGCCACGTTGTTGATGAGCCAGGCCGGCTGGGGCTGGACCAGCGCGCTGCTGGCGCTGGCTCTGGTCTTCGGCCTACTGGCGTTGTTCGGTCTGGCGCTGCCCGCACCGCCCCTGGGTTTTCATCGTCCCTGGCGCCTGGCTTGGCGCCAGCCGGCGTTCCGGCGCCTGTTGCTGATCTATGCCATCAACGGCACCGCCGCGGCGATTCCGGCCACCTTGCTGCTGTTCTTCGTGCGCGATCGCCTGCAGGCGCCGCAATGGGAGGCGGCCTTTCTGCTGAGCTACTTCGCCTGCGCGGCCCTGTCCCTGCCGCTGTGGCTGCGGGCGGTGGCACGTTGGGGCCAGGCGCGCAGCTGGGCGCTGGGCATGGCCCTGGCCATCGCGGTGTTCGTGGCGGCAGCGGGTTTGGGCGAGGGCGATGTGGCGGCCTTCCTGCTGATCTGCGCGCTGACCGGCGTGGCCGCTGGCGCGGACCTGGCGCTGCCGGGCGCCATGCTCACGCGGGTGGTGCAGCGCGCCGGTCTTTCCGGCCAAGCCGAGGGCAGTTTCCTGGGTTGGTGGACGGCCACCACCAAGCTCAATCTGGCCCTGGCCGCCGGTCTGGCCCTGCCGCTGTTGCAGGCCCTGGGCTACCGCGAAGGGGCGCGCGATGCAGCCTCGCTACAGGCGCTCTCGCTTTGTTATGCCGTCTTGCCCTGCCTGCTCAAGGCCCTGGCCTTGGGCCTGCTGTGGCGCCACAAGGATTCGCTATGA
- a CDS encoding chalcone isomerase family protein, whose product MSCKSPWSRREALGAVLLAALSPAVRSQPALEPLPEWPLRAQARFRVFGLHVYDARLYAPQALDAQRWPEQPFALELEYARDLKGERIADRSLEEMQRQGELPAAQAQAWLAAMRATFPDVRAGDRLRGVHEPERGARFWFNGKPRGEPLAADFSRRFFGIWLHPATSASDLRRRLLGL is encoded by the coding sequence ATGTCGTGCAAATCACCCTGGTCAAGGCGTGAGGCCCTGGGCGCCGTGTTGCTGGCGGCGTTGAGCCCGGCGGTCAGGTCGCAACCTGCTTTGGAGCCCCTGCCGGAGTGGCCGTTGCGCGCGCAGGCTCGCTTCCGTGTCTTTGGCCTGCACGTGTATGACGCCCGGCTCTACGCGCCCCAGGCCCTGGACGCCCAACGCTGGCCCGAACAGCCCTTTGCCTTGGAGTTGGAGTACGCCCGCGATCTGAAGGGCGAGCGCATCGCGGATCGGTCCTTGGAGGAGATGCAGCGTCAAGGCGAACTGCCGGCTGCACAGGCCCAGGCCTGGCTGGCCGCCATGCGCGCGACTTTCCCCGATGTGCGGGCCGGCGACCGCCTGCGCGGCGTGCACGAGCCCGAGCGCGGGGCGCGCTTCTGGTTCAACGGCAAGCCGCGCGGTGAGCCGCTGGCGGCGGACTTCAGCCGGCGCTTCTTTGGCATCTGGCTGCACCCCGCCACCTCGGCCAGCGACCTGCGGCGCCGCCTGCTCGGCCTATGA
- a CDS encoding SAM-dependent methyltransferase: MEQTLSKNPGRELAAPADAPFAVRTVFKLLQRLQHGSLDLQLPDGQTLHVGQPLQPRAAMGIHDWALAQATLNRGDIGFAESYIEGHWSSPDLAALLTLFLRNREALESAIYGSWWGALLYRIKHALRRNSKSGSRRNIVAHYDLGNEFYRLWLDPSMNYSSALFSAPGQSLEQAQQAKMARALAQLNLQPGQRLLEIGCGWGAVAEKAVRELGVQHTGITLSDEQLAYARQRLQQAGLSADLRLQDYRDLADAPYDAVVSIEMIEAVGEAYWPTYFQTLARQLKSGGRACVQSIVIRDDLFERYRRGTDFIQQYIFPGGMLPCPKTLREQAEAAGLRLETSFSFGPDYAETLRRWRADFMARADEVLRLGFEPRFLRLWEFYLAYCEAAFETGNTDVVQITLVKA, translated from the coding sequence ATGGAACAGACCCTCAGCAAGAACCCGGGGCGCGAACTGGCAGCACCGGCCGACGCCCCGTTTGCGGTGCGCACCGTCTTCAAGCTGCTGCAGCGCCTTCAGCATGGCAGCCTGGATCTGCAACTGCCCGACGGCCAGACCCTGCATGTGGGCCAGCCGCTGCAGCCGCGCGCCGCCATGGGCATTCATGACTGGGCGCTGGCCCAGGCCACGCTGAACCGGGGCGACATCGGCTTTGCCGAGAGCTATATCGAGGGCCACTGGAGCAGCCCCGATCTGGCCGCCTTGCTGACCCTGTTCCTGCGCAACCGTGAGGCGCTGGAGTCTGCCATCTACGGCAGTTGGTGGGGCGCCTTGCTCTACCGCATCAAGCACGCGCTGCGGCGCAACAGCAAGAGCGGTAGCCGGCGCAACATCGTGGCCCACTACGACCTGGGCAATGAGTTCTATCGCTTGTGGCTGGACCCAAGCATGAACTACTCCAGCGCGCTCTTCAGCGCACCGGGCCAAAGCCTGGAGCAAGCCCAGCAGGCCAAGATGGCGCGGGCGCTAGCGCAGCTGAATCTGCAGCCCGGTCAGCGCCTGCTGGAGATTGGCTGCGGCTGGGGTGCGGTGGCCGAAAAGGCCGTGCGCGAGTTGGGGGTGCAGCACACCGGCATCACGCTGTCGGACGAACAACTGGCCTATGCGCGGCAGCGTCTGCAGCAGGCCGGGTTGAGTGCCGATTTGCGCCTGCAGGACTACCGCGACCTGGCTGATGCGCCCTACGACGCCGTGGTCTCCATCGAGATGATCGAAGCGGTGGGCGAGGCCTACTGGCCGACCTATTTCCAGACCCTGGCGCGCCAACTCAAGAGCGGCGGTCGGGCCTGTGTGCAAAGCATCGTCATTCGAGATGACCTGTTCGAGCGCTACCGCCGCGGCACCGACTTCATCCAGCAATACATCTTCCCCGGCGGCATGCTGCCCTGCCCCAAGACCTTGCGGGAGCAGGCCGAAGCCGCCGGCCTGAGGCTGGAAACTTCGTTCAGCTTCGGCCCCGATTACGCCGAGACCCTGCGCCGCTGGCGCGCCGACTTCATGGCCCGCGCCGACGAGGTACTGCGCCTGGGCTTTGAGCCGCGTTTCCTGCGCCTGTGGGAGTTCTATCTGGCCTATTGCGAGGCTGCCTTCGAGACCGGCAACACCGATGTCGTGCAAATCACCCTGGTCAAGGCGTGA
- a CDS encoding DUF1365 domain-containing protein, which produces MNVTAPVWLGQGPVRHRRLAPRAHAFSYASTFFVLPLRRLREQPEPALPRNRPAWFSFYDADHGAGGPDALAWVEALLQREGLAEQVDGEIWLQCFPRVLGHSFKPVSFWFCERRDGQSVVVLAEVHNTFGERHVYLLQGPGLDSGGEQVARKVFHVSPFAEVTGQYRFRFHRRGGAQPQWLARVDLWTEQDQPLLQTSLSGRLQPLTPAALRQACRAQPLHSLALVARIHWQALRLWLKRVPWFSKPAPPAQALSR; this is translated from the coding sequence ATGAATGTCACCGCGCCGGTTTGGTTGGGCCAAGGCCCGGTGCGGCACCGCCGCCTGGCGCCGCGTGCGCACGCCTTCAGCTATGCCAGCACTTTTTTCGTGCTGCCGCTGCGAAGGCTGCGCGAGCAACCGGAACCGGCCCTGCCGCGCAATCGCCCGGCCTGGTTCAGCTTCTACGACGCCGACCATGGCGCCGGCGGCCCGGATGCGCTGGCCTGGGTCGAGGCCCTGCTGCAGCGCGAGGGCCTGGCGGAGCAGGTGGACGGCGAGATCTGGCTGCAATGTTTCCCGCGTGTGCTGGGCCACAGCTTCAAGCCGGTGAGCTTTTGGTTTTGCGAGCGCCGTGATGGGCAGAGCGTGGTGGTGCTGGCCGAGGTGCACAACACCTTTGGCGAGCGTCACGTCTATCTGCTGCAGGGGCCGGGCCTGGACAGCGGGGGCGAGCAAGTCGCCCGCAAGGTCTTCCACGTGTCGCCCTTTGCCGAGGTGACCGGCCAGTACCGCTTTCGCTTTCACCGCCGGGGTGGCGCTCAGCCCCAGTGGCTGGCGCGGGTGGATCTGTGGACCGAGCAGGACCAGCCCTTGCTGCAGACCAGCCTGTCCGGCCGGCTGCAGCCGCTGACGCCCGCTGCGTTGCGCCAGGCCTGCCGCGCGCAGCCGCTGCACAGCCTGGCCTTGGTGGCGCGCATTCACTGGCAGGCGCTGCGGCTCTGGCTGAAGCGCGTGCCCTGGTTCAGCAAGCCGGCCCCGCCGGCTCAGGCGCTGAGTCGTTGA